GGCATGCCCTTGTGCAGGTAGATACTGTGCGACAGCAGGTGGTGTTCGTGCATGCCCAAGTGGCTGAGCATGCTCTGCAGTTTGTGCCGCAGGTGCTTCAGGCCGGCGATGTTGTTCTTCTCGTCGAGGGCCAGGTGGATGCCGCCGTCGCGGTCCAGGGTGACGCGGTTCTCGGCGAGGGGCAGATCCTCTCCGCACAGCCAGAAGTCGACCGCGTGGTGGGCGAGCACCTCGAAGGGCATGTCGGGGGCGACGGCCCCGGCCCAGCGGGGCGCTTCGCCGTGGATCTGCTCGGAGTCGGACTTGCCCAGCATCTGGATGCCGCCGAGGGGGTAGTCCCAGTCGTCGGATCCCAGATACCAGTCGTGCAGCGCCAGGGTCTTCTGGAACTTGGTGTCGTTGGGTTCCTTGGACACCGCCATCAGGGCGAGGTTGTTGTGCCGCATGTAGTGCCGGCCCACCACGTCCGAGCTGTTGCCCAGGCCCTGCGGATGCCGGTCGTTGGCCGAACGCAGCAGCAGTGCGGCCGAGTTGACCGCACCACAGGCGACGACCACGACGTCGGCACTGAACTCCACGGTGGCGGGGTCCCCGTCCCCCACCGTCGCGACGACCGAGGTGACACTGCGACCGGTCCCGTCCGTGTCGAGGCGTCGCACGTCCGCATGGGTGACCATCTCGACGTTGGCGTGTTCGAGGGCGGGATCGACGCAGATGACCTGTGCGTCGGACTTGGCGCCGACCAGGCACGGGAAGCCGTCGACCCGGTCGCAGCGGATGCAGGCGCTGGTGTGGGTGGCCCGGCCCCGGTCGTCCTGGGTGAGGTTCACCCCGATCGGGAGGTGGAAGGGATGCAGCCCCTGCTTCTCCAGATCGTGGCTGAGCTGCTGGATGCGCGGCTCGTGCTGGACCGGCGGGTAGGCGTACTGGGCGCTGGTGGGGCCCTCGGACGGGTCCTCGCCGTGCAGGCCGTGGACGAGGTAGAGGTGCTCGGCCTGCGTGTAGTACGGCTCGAGCTCCTCGTAGCTCAGTGGCCAGGCCGGGGAGATGCCGTCGTGGTGCCGGAGTTCACCGAAGTCCTCGGGGCGCATACGGAAAAGTGCGGCGCCGTAGAACTTGGTGTTGCCGCCCACGTAGTAATTGACCTCGGGTGGGAACTGGTTTCCGTTCTTGTCGTACCAGAACTCCGGAGCGCGGTATTTGCCTTTGACGAAGACCGCGGTGGATTCCCAATTGTCGCGTTCTCGGGGCAGATAGTCGCCGCGTTCGAGGAGGAGGATCCGTTTTCCGGTGGGGGCCAGGCGGTGGGCGATGGTGCCGCCGCCCGCACCGGTTCCGATGATGATGACGTCGTAGTGCAGTTCGTCGGCCATACGGGCCACCGTCCTCGGAGCATGCTCCGGTCCCGCCGGGTGAAGGGGACTCCTGATCCACTACCAACGTATCCCTGGGTTACTTTTCCGGCGAGTTGGGCCAAGCGGGTGATCCAAGACGTCGGGCCACGGCGGGTTCTCGGGCGATGACCGCACCGACGGTGATGCAGAGGGCCACCACGACACAGAGTCCGATCAGCCACGACAGCACGGTGAAGACCGCACCGAGCGACCCGTACCGCTCCAGGCTGCGGTTGAGCGCGGCCGGCACATAGAACTTCGCGATCACCGACAGCACGGTCATGGCGACCCCGGTGAGGACCGCCCCGGGCAGCAGAGGCATCCAGGGGAGGCGCCCGGCCAGCAGCAGGTGCTGGGTCCACCACCACACGGCCACCTCCACGGTCAGCAGGAGCGGCACGCCCAGCCACAGTCCGGCGCCGAAACCCTCCCGCAACGGCCCCTGCAGAACGACGACGACAAGCCAGACGGCGAGCCACACGGGCCATCTCCACGCGGCGACCCGGGCGCCCGCACCCGGCATCCGCCAGGCCCGTTGGCACAACCGCTGCATCGCGCGGCTGCATGCGGTCGCGGAGACCAGCACCATCAGTGCGCTGACCACCCCGGTGCTCTGCTGCAGATCGGCGGGGTTGGCCTGGTAGACCTTCTTCAGCTCGTGCTCGGCGGCGCCATCGATGCCGAAGAGGTCGTGCACAGAGGTGATGATCTGGTTGCGCACGCCCTGCGGGGCGACGGAGGCGACCAGGAAGAGCAGGGGTACGGCGGTCAGGAAGGCCTGGGCCGCCAGCCGCGTCGCGGAGTCCAGCAGGTTCACCGCGATCAGGTGAGCGGTGAGGCGGGTGATCACCGGGAACCGCTGCTCGGCGGTGCTGCGCAGCCTCAGCAGCCGGGCCCTCAGATCCGCCGCCCGTTCGCGCCAACGGCTCTTCCCGCCGTCTGCGGGCGATCCGGATTCTCTGTCTGCGCGCATGCTGCTCCCGCTGTCCGGTCCGGGCGTCACGCCCGGGGCGTGACCGCCTCACCAGAGTGCCGCCCCGGGCGGCCGGCGATGCCCGCGGCCCGTGCACGGCTGTGCCGTACGGGTGAGGAGAGCGGTGGCGGCGTTCCGGATGGCATGCCTCGTGGGTCCTGCTGTTCCTGCCCTGGGGGATGGTGGCCGCCGAGGCCGTCGCCACGGTGGATGCCGATCTCTCGCATGCCGCCTCGTACGCGGCTTTGCCGGGCTGCTGCCGTGAGCCACCTCCGTGTGCGGCTGCGCCGGTTGCGCACATGGCTGGAGGACCACCAGGACCGGACAGTCGCGGTCCGGTGGGCGAAGCGTCTACCAGCTGACCGCCTGAGCCACAGGACGCCGGGCGATCGCTCGTCGGCCATCTGGTGTCACAGGATCGCGAGGGGATTGACCGGGGAGCCGGTGGCCGCCGGCAGCCTGAGGGGGGCGATCACACAGAGGAACGTCCAGCGGCCCTCCCGCGCGCAGATCGGCGCGAGGTCCTCGAACCGCAGGTAGTCGAGCAGATGCAGCCCCATCGCGTGGACGGCGAGCACATGCACCGGGAACGCGACCCCCTCCACCGGACTGGGGGCCGTGTCGCTGTTGCCGTCACTGCCGAGTACGGCCGCCTCTCGCTCGGCCAGGAACTCCATGGCGGTCGGGTGGAGTCCGGCACGAGCGTCGGACACGTCCCAGGGACCCAGCTCCTCACGGCGTCGGCGGTGTCCGACCCGTACGAGGACGATGTCGCCCCGGCCGACCCGGATCTCCTGCCGCGCCTCGGCCGCGGCGAGGTCCTCGGCTCTCACGCTCGTTCCGGGTTCGAGCCAGGGGCCGCCGTGCAACCGGGGAACGTCGAGCAGGACCCCGCGTCCGACGATGCCGTCGCGGGCCAGGTCGACGGAGAGCGCGCTCGCTCCGGCCGGGGACAGGGCGCCCGCTGCCGGTGCACCGCCGTGCAGGGTGCCGTCGTAGATGACGTGGCAGAGCGCATCCAGGTGACTGTTCACGTCACCGTGGATGTTCATGGCGAAGCGGTCCCGCGCGAATTCCAGGCCCCGCGCCGCCGGTTGGGCGTCTACCGGAGCCGTGAGGCGGTGCTCGGCCGGATCGGCGTCGTCAGGTCCGGGACGGGTGTTCACCGGGGCCGCGAGCGACACCGTACGTCCCGACCGCACCTCGCGGACGGCCGCGAGCACCTGCTCCCCGGTGATCGTGTCCAGGGCACCCCTGGGAGTGCCACCGCCGGGGGCCGTGACGCGCAGGCGGCGATACAGCGACCGGAAATCGGCCTCGCTCAGCTCGTCGGGCGTTCGCATACCCCCACTCTCCGACGGACGCCGGCCACCGGCACGCCCGGTTGCCGGGACCGGGGACCGCCGCGTTAATGGATGGGCGCCCCGTCCGGGGCCGTAGGCCGCGCACCGCACCGATCCGCGGAGGTCCGGATGGACATGATCCATGTCCGAGCGGTGTGTCCGCCGGACCTCACGGAACGCACCATGGCCCTGCTGAGCGCCGAGACGTGCGTGCTGAACCTGCATCTGCAGACGGGCCGGGTACGCAACCCCGAGGGCGACGCCATCGAGTGCGACGTGCTGACCGGAGCCGCCAACGAGGTGCTGCGCGGCCTGCGGGACCTCGGGCTGGAACACCGTGGCACCCTCGTCCTCGATCCGGTGGACACGGTGTTCTCGGACCTCGCGGCCAAGACCGGGACCGAGGAACTCGGAGCCCGGCTGCGTGCGCCGGTGTGGGAGCAGGTGGAGGCCCGGATCCGGGCCGAGGGCAGGTATCCCCCGAGCTTCTACCTGTTCCTGGTCATCGCCGGGCTCATCGGCGCGGTGGGGATCATCACCAACTCGCAGATCCTCATCGTCGCGGCCATGGTGGTCGGACCCGAGTACGGGGCCATCACCAGCATCGCGCTCGGGATCGACCACCGCGCCCGGCCGCGGATCGGGCAGGGCCTGATGGCGCTGCTCGTGGGCTTCCTGTCGGCCATTGCCGCGACCTTCCTCTTCGCCCTGTCGGTCCGGGGCTTCGGACTGCAGCCGAGGGCCTTCGAGCTGGGGCTCAGGCCCGTCTCGAATCTGATCAACACCCCCAACTTCTTCTCCGCCGCGGTGGCGGTGCTGGCCGGGATCGTCGGCATCGTCTCGCTGGCCGAGGCCCGCACAAGCGCGCTGCTCGGTGTCTTCATCTCGGTGACCACGATTCCGGCGGCGGCGGACATCGGCGTCTCGTCGGCGTTCGCCAGCTGGGACGAGGCCTGGGGCTCACTGCTGCAACTGTTGCTCAACATCGTCGTGCTGATCGTGGTCGGGACCGGCACACTCAAGTGTCAGCGGGCGATCTGGCGCCGGGTGAGCGCACGCCGACGCGAGGGGGCGGTCAGGCCGACGGCGTAGGAGCGGTGCTCTCATCGCCATCGGTATCCACCAGGAACTTGCGGGTCGTCGCGACCGGCCGACTCGGATTACGCAGCCGTGTGTACCGCCGGGTGGCCCGGGTCAACGGCGGTGAGCCGGACGCCGGGCGGCGCCTGAAGTCCTGGGCACTCGCCGGGCGGCGGCTGAAGTCCTGGGCACTGAGGGCGGGTCTGACGGACATCACGGCGAGCTCCGCACCTGGACCCACTCCACCGCCCAGGAGCGGCTTCAGCTGCCTGCGAGCCCGTCGCGGCGTGTGACAGCGGCCCGCACCCGGCTGACAAGCGCCGGAAGATCGGCGGTTGCGTCCAGGGTCATGCCCGGCTCGTCCGGTTGCAGCGGTTCCAACGTCGCGAACTGCGACTCGACCAGCCCGGCGGGCATGAAATGGCCGGTACGCCGGGACACCCTGTCCCATGCGGTGGCCCGGTCCAGGGCGAGGTACAGACACCACAGCACGGCACCGGCGGCCGACCGAAGTTCGTCGCGGTAGGCACGCTTGAGGGCCGAACAGGCTATGACCAGGCCCTCGTCGGCTTCGGCGGACTGACGGATGCGCTCGGCGAGGGCACGCAACCAGGGCTCGCGGTCGGCGTCGTCCAAGGGATGGCCGGCGCTCATCTTCGCGATGTTCGCTGCCGGATGGAAGTCGTCGCCCTCGAGAAACGGCACTCCGAGCTGCTCGGCGACCGCCTTGCCGACGGTGGTCTTCCCAGAACCCGAGACCCCCAGGACCACCACGATCGGCGGCCCGTGGGCGGTGACAGTCACAGGTTCCCGGGTCCCGGTCACGGGGTCTCGGACTCGCGGCTGCGCGCCGTCCTCGGACCGGTCGGCCGCGGAGCCGCGAGTGGGGATCGCCACACGTAATGCATCACGGCATCGCCTTCTGGCCTACTGCCGACCTAGCCGGTGCGGGCCTCCCGGCTCCTTCCGACGCACAGCGCCCAGATGACGAAGGCATCCACGGCGATCAGCACGACGGCCCAGACGGGGTAGTACGGCAGCCACATGAAGTTGGCGATCATCGACAGGCCCGCGAGCGCGATACCGATCACACGCGCCCAGACAGCCCCACCGAAGAGGGCGATGCCGGCGGCCAGGACGAGGACGCCGAGGGCGAGGTGGATCCAGCCCCAACTCGTCAGAGAGAAGTCGTAGGTGTAGTTACGAGCAGTGACGAAGACGTCGTCCTCGGCTATGGCGGCGATGCCTTCGAATATCGCCATCGCGCCGCCGAAGATCATCATGACCCCGGCGAAAGCGGTCCAACCGGACGCCCACACTCCCCCGGTTCGGTGTTGGTGCATTCCCGCTGTAGTCATTTCCCGGATCCTCCAGCGTAGACCTCGCCACTGACCTGCAACCGATCGGTGGCCCGTATTTCAGCTTGCCACGAGAATCGCCGACCGGCAGAACATGAGTAGGTCCATACGGTCTTCCAATAAAGGATCCCGGTGCACCGGGAATTACGCCCAGGCCGGAAGTCGGATGTTTATTTCCCATACCTCGCACCGACGGACGAGGAAACGGCTTGCACATCGGCAAAGGCTCCGGCCGCTGCGACCGCCGTGCTCTACGGTGCCCGCCGTCAAGGTCGGTCGTCTGCAACTGGGTTCGCACGGGTCGGGGTGATCGCGGACATCCTCGGTCCGTCGGTCGTCACGAGCGTCGGCTTCTGGGCTCGCCGCCGTCCCGGCCGGCTTCACCGTCCTGTCTCGCACGGCCCTGCCCGCGCAGGCGGCCGCGCCGGGCGAGACCCACGCTCCGGTCCCTACCGCAGCTGAAAAGCCGTCAACTGTTCGGACCGGACTCTGTTCGGTGCCGCGGTGGCAGCCGGCGTCTCAGGGGCCGGACGGGGCGCTGCAACCTCACCCGGACGACCAGCGGGCGGCTGAGACCGGCAAATGACGGGCTTCGGGCCATCGACAGTCGACGGCCCGCCTACCGTGGCAGGCTCTCCCCAGCCCGTCCGCCCGGTGTCAGCAGGACGACCGTGTCGCCTGGCCGGGCCGGCAGTGGGCTGCCTGCCGTGACCGGATCGAGGCGGCCGTCCCGCCGTACGAGGAACAGCGGATCGCTGCCGGGACGCACGGCGTCGTCGGCCGGCTGCCTGAGCACGGCTGCTCCTTCCTCGTATCTACGGGAGAAGGTCGGCCAGGTCAGGTCCGGGCCGAACAGAACCTCGCCGCCGATGAACGGCGCCACCACGCCCTGGCTGTCGGCCGGTGCGTTCAGGCGGTGGACCGTACCCTCCACGCTGCCTCGCAGAAGCACCGACGCCAATGCGTTGAAGTCGTCCTCGGCGGTGAGGAAGTACACCGCCGTGATGCCCTCCAGCTCTGCGGCCCCACCCGTGGCAGCACCCAGCAGCTCACCGGGCGCGAGTTCGATCCCCGCCCGACGGATACGGTCGCGTTGTTCCTCTTCCCCTGCCCACATCAGGACCTCCAGCCCTGCCGATTTCAGGGCCACGCCCAGGT
This portion of the Streptomyces canus genome encodes:
- a CDS encoding GMC oxidoreductase, yielding MADELHYDVIIIGTGAGGGTIAHRLAPTGKRILLLERGDYLPRERDNWESTAVFVKGKYRAPEFWYDKNGNQFPPEVNYYVGGNTKFYGAALFRMRPEDFGELRHHDGISPAWPLSYEELEPYYTQAEHLYLVHGLHGEDPSEGPTSAQYAYPPVQHEPRIQQLSHDLEKQGLHPFHLPIGVNLTQDDRGRATHTSACIRCDRVDGFPCLVGAKSDAQVICVDPALEHANVEMVTHADVRRLDTDGTGRSVTSVVATVGDGDPATVEFSADVVVVACGAVNSAALLLRSANDRHPQGLGNSSDVVGRHYMRHNNLALMAVSKEPNDTKFQKTLALHDWYLGSDDWDYPLGGIQMLGKSDSEQIHGEAPRWAGAVAPDMPFEVLAHHAVDFWLCGEDLPLAENRVTLDRDGGIHLALDEKNNIAGLKHLRHKLQSMLSHLGMHEHHLLSHSIYLHKGMPIGATAHQAGTVRFGHDPERSALDVNCKAHDLDNLYVVDTSFFPSIGAVNPSLTAIANALRVGDRIAERLQ
- a CDS encoding YhjD/YihY/BrkB family envelope integrity protein produces the protein MRADRESGSPADGGKSRWRERAADLRARLLRLRSTAEQRFPVITRLTAHLIAVNLLDSATRLAAQAFLTAVPLLFLVASVAPQGVRNQIITSVHDLFGIDGAAEHELKKVYQANPADLQQSTGVVSALMVLVSATACSRAMQRLCQRAWRMPGAGARVAAWRWPVWLAVWLVVVVLQGPLREGFGAGLWLGVPLLLTVEVAVWWWTQHLLLAGRLPWMPLLPGAVLTGVAMTVLSVIAKFYVPAALNRSLERYGSLGAVFTVLSWLIGLCVVVALCITVGAVIAREPAVARRLGSPAWPNSPEK
- a CDS encoding cyclase family protein, giving the protein MRTPDELSEADFRSLYRRLRVTAPGGGTPRGALDTITGEQVLAAVREVRSGRTVSLAAPVNTRPGPDDADPAEHRLTAPVDAQPAARGLEFARDRFAMNIHGDVNSHLDALCHVIYDGTLHGGAPAAGALSPAGASALSVDLARDGIVGRGVLLDVPRLHGGPWLEPGTSVRAEDLAAAEARQEIRVGRGDIVLVRVGHRRRREELGPWDVSDARAGLHPTAMEFLAEREAAVLGSDGNSDTAPSPVEGVAFPVHVLAVHAMGLHLLDYLRFEDLAPICAREGRWTFLCVIAPLRLPAATGSPVNPLAIL
- a CDS encoding DUF389 domain-containing protein, producing the protein MDMIHVRAVCPPDLTERTMALLSAETCVLNLHLQTGRVRNPEGDAIECDVLTGAANEVLRGLRDLGLEHRGTLVLDPVDTVFSDLAAKTGTEELGARLRAPVWEQVEARIRAEGRYPPSFYLFLVIAGLIGAVGIITNSQILIVAAMVVGPEYGAITSIALGIDHRARPRIGQGLMALLVGFLSAIAATFLFALSVRGFGLQPRAFELGLRPVSNLINTPNFFSAAVAVLAGIVGIVSLAEARTSALLGVFISVTTIPAAADIGVSSAFASWDEAWGSLLQLLLNIVVLIVVGTGTLKCQRAIWRRVSARRREGAVRPTA
- a CDS encoding gluconokinase, whose protein sequence is MTVTAHGPPIVVVLGVSGSGKTTVGKAVAEQLGVPFLEGDDFHPAANIAKMSAGHPLDDADREPWLRALAERIRQSAEADEGLVIACSALKRAYRDELRSAAGAVLWCLYLALDRATAWDRVSRRTGHFMPAGLVESQFATLEPLQPDEPGMTLDATADLPALVSRVRAAVTRRDGLAGS
- a CDS encoding DUF7144 family membrane protein → MTTAGMHQHRTGGVWASGWTAFAGVMMIFGGAMAIFEGIAAIAEDDVFVTARNYTYDFSLTSWGWIHLALGVLVLAAGIALFGGAVWARVIGIALAGLSMIANFMWLPYYPVWAVVLIAVDAFVIWALCVGRSREARTG